A single genomic interval of Streptomyces graminofaciens harbors:
- the recA gene encoding recombinase RecA has translation MAGTDREKALDAALAQIERQFGKGAVMRLGERPNEPIEVIPTGSTALDVALGVGGLPRGRVVEVYGPESSGKTTLTLHAVANAQKAGGQVAFVDAEHALDPEYAKKLGVDIDNLILSQPDNGEQALEIVDMLVRSGALDLIVIDSVAALVPRAEIEGEMGDSHVGLQARLMSQALRKITSALNQSKTTAIFINQLREKIGVMFGSPETTTGGRALKFYASVRLDIRRIETLKDGTDAVGNRTRVKVVKNKVAPPFKQAEFDILYGQGISREGGLIDMGVEHGFVRKAGAWYTYEGDQLGQGKENARNFLKDNPDLANEIEKKIKEKLGVGVRPEEPTVEAGADAAVSAAPADDASKTVPASAAKTLKTKAAATKS, from the coding sequence ATGGCAGGAACCGACCGCGAGAAGGCGCTCGACGCCGCGCTCGCACAGATTGAAAGGCAGTTCGGCAAAGGCGCGGTGATGCGTCTTGGCGAGCGGCCGAACGAGCCCATCGAGGTCATCCCCACCGGATCGACCGCCCTCGACGTCGCCCTTGGTGTCGGCGGTCTGCCGCGCGGCCGAGTGGTGGAGGTCTACGGCCCGGAGTCCTCCGGCAAGACGACCCTGACCCTGCACGCGGTGGCGAACGCGCAGAAGGCCGGCGGTCAGGTGGCCTTCGTGGACGCGGAGCACGCCCTCGATCCCGAGTACGCGAAGAAGCTCGGCGTCGACATCGACAACCTGATCCTGTCCCAGCCGGACAACGGCGAGCAGGCCCTGGAGATCGTGGACATGCTGGTCCGCTCCGGCGCCCTCGACCTCATCGTCATCGACTCCGTCGCCGCGCTCGTCCCGCGTGCGGAGATCGAGGGCGAGATGGGTGACAGCCACGTCGGTCTGCAGGCCCGTCTGATGAGCCAGGCCCTGCGGAAGATCACCAGCGCGCTCAACCAGTCCAAGACCACCGCGATCTTCATCAACCAGCTCCGCGAGAAGATCGGCGTGATGTTCGGCTCCCCGGAGACCACGACGGGTGGCCGGGCGCTGAAGTTCTACGCCTCGGTGCGACTCGACATCCGCCGAATCGAGACCCTGAAGGACGGCACGGACGCGGTCGGCAACCGTACCCGCGTCAAGGTCGTCAAGAACAAGGTCGCGCCGCCCTTCAAGCAGGCCGAGTTCGACATCCTCTACGGCCAGGGCATCAGTCGCGAGGGCGGCCTGATCGACATGGGCGTGGAGCACGGCTTCGTCCGCAAGGCCGGCGCCTGGTACACGTACGAGGGTGACCAGCTCGGCCAGGGCAAGGAGAACGCGCGCAACTTCCTGAAGGACAACCCCGACCTGGCCAACGAGATCGAGAAGAAGATCAAGGAGAAGCTGGGCGTCGGCGTACGACCGGAGGAGCCCACCGTCGAGGCGGGCGCCGACGCGGCGGTCTCGGCCGCGCCGGCGGACGACGCCTCGAAGACGGTGCCCGCCTCCGCTGCCAAGACACTCAAGACCAAGGCCGCGGCGACCAAGAGCTGA